The sequence GGTGCTGCGAGGCACATCCCCCCTGTTCCTGACTTTGAGGAGGCAACTGTCACAGagtcctctccctccccatcactcCCGAGTGGGGAAATTGAGCAGAAACAAGGCCGACTCATGTCTCGGGACATCAAGGAGATTAGATAGTGGGAGGGTGAGAGACCAAAAGCAGGAAAAAGGTGAGTGCCGCTGGGGCTAGCATGCACACTCAGAACCACGGCAAGAACAAACCACACAAGAGGAGCAGCTGTTTTTCTAGCGGGTTTTTCTCAAGGGGGGGGTCTCTCAGTGTTGCAGCTGCTGCAGGCTTTGCAGGGCTTCCGCACAAGCCCGGATAAGGCTACACAGCTGGATGCTAGTCTCCAGGGAGGTGCTAGAGCCCAATTCAGCTGAGGCCCAGGTCAGCTTCTGCAGGAGGGCCTCCTGGGTGCTGGCCATGACATCTGCATTGGGAggcacagcaggaggggccgggccctGGGCAGCCTTGAGCCCTGCTGCAGCTCCCTCACAGTGCTCTGGGCGGGGTActgggggctgaggggcgggCCGAGCGCCTGAGGCGGGTTCCAAGGCAGAGGCGAGCTGGTGCTCCCGAGCTTGGGAGAGGGCAGCCTGGGCATTCAGAGCTAAAAGAGGAGAAACCGAGTAGAATGGTCAGGATGCCTGGCCCACCTCGGCCCTGAGCCACCTCCTAACTCTCTACTGCTCTGCTCTTTATGTGCCTCAGATGTGTTCCCTGCCACTCTACAGGgcaattcattcattttctttttgtatcaTGTTTACTTACGTCCTTGCGTCATCGGTCTCAGCAGGACTATGCCTCATGGAGCCGGGACCCTCccctgtgtctggcacacaggaagtgctCGGCGCTCTTACTGAATGAATGCTCCATTATAGAGCTAACAGGAGAAAGCGCCTTACCTCCGTCCCACTCAAAGACGCCACTGCCACCTCCCAGCACTACTGCTCCCAGGGCTCTATCACCACGCTTCTCCACCAAGcacactcagcccctcacccggatTATCCTTATCCACGTCTGAATCGAGCTCCTGACAAGCCACGCAGTAGGTCTGCCGCTGTTTGTTCTGGAGGAGGATCGTCTAGGGGCCAGAAAGCACAGGGGCCGGGGTGAGACGCCAGGCAATAGGGAccggagaggagaggctggggaagggccGTGCGGCCTAGTCTGTGTCCCACCCCTGCTCCCACATCCCAAGTCCCTCCTCACCCCACAGTCCGCGCACGTGTCGCCCAGCATGCGGTAACCACGCAGCAGGTAATCGCCCATGAGCGAGGAGATGCGATTCTGCCGCTCCCGCCGAGCTTGCAGCACCTTCGTCTCCGCTTCGGTCGGAGGCTCCCAGGAGAAATCGTCGACTTCTGGAGAAAGAAAGGCACAAAGGACCTGGTCCCCTCGCCGAAGCAGGTGGCCTCCCGGACCCCGCAGCCGCGGACCCCGCAGCTCAAGTCCTCACCTGCACCGTTCAGGGCCATGTTGCCCGTTGTCGCCGCTGGGCTCAATGGAAGTGACGCACAGGCAGAGCGCCTGTCTCCGGCTCCGCCCCCTCCGTGGTGGGCGAGGGACGGGAGCGGAAATGACGCACAGAGGCTTCCCGGACGTCGCGACGCCCCGAGTGAGGCGTGTCTGCTGTAGACCACCCAGCCCAGTTCGCGACCCCAGCGGGAACCCAGTAGGAGGGGCTTTCCCGCGGTGACTCCGCTCGGCTCGCAGCGCACGGGAGTGGCTGCGCAGGCGCCGTTCTGCCCGCCGGCTCCGCCTCCCCGGGGGTTTCCCTTTCCGCACTGGCCGGACCATTGACGGGCGGGGCAGTGGCGTCATCACTGCAACACCCTTGCTAATAGCGGACGGCCCCTTGCTCGCGCGTGGAGCCTTTTCAGGCCTCAGTACTTACCACTTCAACCTGCAAGGCGGGCCAGCAGAGACCATTCTCACTTTCTATACCTTTCAGCCTATTTGCATGTTTGGTGCCCCAGTCACTCCATCCCCTGCCTACCCTAAGACCTGGCACTGATAACGGAGACAGCTCCTAACTTTTTTTGAAGACCTCAAAAAGCCTGGTGCTTAAAAACACTGTACTGGGCATGCGCAGTTCCGGGAGCGGCCACAGCTGAGGAATGCTTGCtggagagggagggtgaaggGCTTGTTTCACATGTCGGTAACCATTA is a genomic window of Myotis daubentonii chromosome 9, mMyoDau2.1, whole genome shotgun sequence containing:
- the ZNRD2 gene encoding protein ZNRD2, with amino-acid sequence MALNGAEVDDFSWEPPTEAETKVLQARRERQNRISSLMGDYLLRGYRMLGDTCADCGTILLQNKQRQTYCVACQELDSDVDKDNPALNAQAALSQAREHQLASALEPASGARPAPQPPVPRPEHCEGAAAGLKAAQGPAPPAVPPNADVMASTQEALLQKLTWASAELGSSTSLETSIQLCSLIRACAEALQSLQQLQH